Proteins encoded together in one Rhinoraja longicauda isolate Sanriku21f chromosome 22, sRhiLon1.1, whole genome shotgun sequence window:
- the npbwr2b gene encoding neuropeptides B/W receptor type 2b, whose amino-acid sequence MESRAGGAELLNGSCWGPHGTCALHNGTGSGSVYERYPDFYIVLPVIYSVICAAGLTGNTAVIYVILRGPKMKTVTNVFILNLAIADDLFTLVLPINIADHLLRYWPFGEAMCKLIISIDHYNIFSSIYFLTVMSIDRYLVVLATVRSKKLPHRTHRSAKVVSLCVWLLVTLLVLPFTVFAQVYTDPMNRRSCVLGFPKPERVWLQASRIYTLILAFAIPVTTICILYTAMVLRLRGMQLNTNAKALDKAKKKVTLMVFIVLAVCLFCWTPFHVATLVALTTDLQETPLVIGIAYFITSLSYANSCLNPLLYAFLDDSFQKSFKKLLECRAG is encoded by the coding sequence atggagagtagagcagggggagCCGAGCTCCTGAATGGATCTTGCTGGGGTCCACATGGGACGTGTGCGCTCCACAACGGCACCGGCTCCGGCTCGGTGTACGAGCGCTACCCGGACTTCTACATCGTCCTGCCCGTGATCTACTCGGTCATCTGCGCCGCCGGCCTGACGGGCAACACGGCGGTGATCTACGTGATCCTGCGGGGACCCAAGATGAAGACGGTGACCAACGTGTTCATCCTCAACCTGGCGATCGCCGACGACCTGTTCACCCTGGTGCTGCCCATCAACATCGCCGACCACCTCCTGCGCTACTGGCCGTTCGGGGAGGCCATGTGCAAGCTGATCATCTCCATCGACCACTACAACATCTTCTCCAGCATTTACTTCCTGACGGTGATGAGCATTGACCGCTACCTGGTGGTGCTGGCCACCGTGAGGTCCAAGAAGCTGCCTCACCGCACCCACAGGTCGGCCAAGGTGGTCAGTCTGTGCGTGTGGCTGCTGGTCACCCTCCTGGTCCTGCCCTTCACCGTCTTTGCCCAAGTCTACACCGACCCCATGAACAGGAGAAGCTGTGTGCTGGGCTTCCCCAAGCCCGAGCGTGTGTGGCTCCAAGCCAGCCGTATCTACACCCTGATCCTCGCCTTCGCCATCCCTGTCACAACCATCTGCATCCTCTACACGGCCATGGTCCTCAGGCTCCGGGGCATGCAGCTCAacaccaacgccaaggccctggaCAAAGCCAAGAAGAAGGTCACCCTCATGGTCTTCATCGTGTTGGCCGTCTGCCTCTTCTGCTGGACTCCCTTCCACGTCGCCACCCTGGTGGCCCTGACCACCGACCTCCAGGAGACCCCCCTGGTCATCGGCATCGCCTACTTCATCACCAGCCTGAGCTacgccaactcctgcctcaaccccctcctctaCGCCTTCCTCGACGACAGCTTCCAGAAGAGCTTCAAGAAGTTGCTGGAGTGCAGGGCAGGGTAG